A genomic region of Rheinheimera sp. MMS21-TC3 contains the following coding sequences:
- the efp gene encoding elongation factor P — MKTAQELRAGQVIMVGADAMVILKAEFNKSGRNAAVVKMKMKNLLTNQGMETVYRADDKFEQVLLETKEVTYSYFADPMYVFMDEEYNQFEVEAENMTEALKYLVDGMECSVVFYNERPISVDLPTIVVREVTYTEPAARGDTSGKVMKPAKIETGFEIMVPEFVKEGDKIEIDTRTDEYRGRAK, encoded by the coding sequence ATGAAAACAGCTCAAGAACTACGTGCTGGCCAGGTAATAATGGTTGGTGCAGATGCAATGGTAATTTTAAAAGCCGAGTTTAATAAATCAGGCCGTAACGCTGCCGTTGTTAAAATGAAAATGAAAAACTTATTAACAAACCAAGGTATGGAAACCGTATACCGTGCTGATGATAAGTTTGAACAAGTACTTTTAGAAACCAAAGAAGTCACTTATTCTTACTTTGCTGATCCTATGTATGTATTTATGGACGAAGAATATAATCAGTTTGAAGTTGAAGCTGAAAATATGACAGAAGCGTTAAAATACCTAGTTGATGGCATGGAATGTTCAGTAGTATTTTATAACGAGCGGCCAATCTCTGTTGATTTACCAACAATTGTGGTACGTGAAGTAACGTACACCGAGCCAGCAGCGCGTGGTGATACCTCAGGAAAAGTAATGAAACCAGCCAAAATAGAAACTGGTTTTGAAATTATGGTACCAGAATTCGTAAAAGAAGGTGACAAGATTGAAATTGACACCCGCACCGACGAATACCGCGGCCGTGCTAAATAA
- the acs gene encoding acetate--CoA ligase — translation MSDPTLYPVPAAAAKRSLLTNQQYEQMYQQSITAPEQFWAEHGKRIDWFKPYTQVKNTCYEPGKVNIEWFKDGILNASYNCLDRHLPQRANQIAYFWEPDSPDAAKSITYAELHQQVCQLANAMKQLGVTKGDRITIYLPMIIEAVVALLACARLGAVHSVVFAGFSPDALGSRIFDCDSKLVITADQALRGSRVTHLKQNVDVAIDHLAEKSPVKNIIVVKHVGQDLAMQANRDLWYHELIAKQSTDCPAEPMQAEDPLFILYTSGSTGTPKGVVHTTGGYMVYAAMTHEYVFDYHDQDVYWCAADVGWVTGHTYIIYGPLANGATSVLFEGVPNYPSVKRMAQIVDKYKVNILYTAPTAIRALMAHGSAPTDSADLSSLRTLGSVGEPINPEAWTWYHHNFGKDTCPIVDTWWQTETGGILISPLPGCTELKPGSATRPFFGIVPAIVDNEGNELTGVAEGNLIIKTSWPGQMRTVYGDHARFEQTYFGTYPGAYFTGDGAKRDKDGYYWITGRVDDVLNISGHRLGTAEIESCLVAHPAVAEAAVVGYYHDIKGQGIYVYVTPRLGVTPSDDLTTELRNLVRTEISAIATPDLIQWAPTGLPKTRSGKIMRRILRKISANEHDQLGDISTLADPSVVEQLINNRLNRK, via the coding sequence ATGTCCGATCCAACTCTTTATCCCGTTCCTGCTGCTGCAGCTAAACGCTCACTCTTAACTAACCAACAATATGAGCAAATGTATCAACAATCTATTACAGCACCAGAGCAATTCTGGGCTGAGCATGGTAAGCGAATAGATTGGTTTAAACCTTATACCCAAGTGAAAAACACTTGCTATGAACCGGGTAAGGTTAATATTGAATGGTTTAAAGATGGTATATTAAATGCCAGTTATAATTGTTTAGATCGTCATTTACCACAACGCGCTAATCAAATAGCATATTTTTGGGAACCTGACTCACCAGACGCGGCTAAGTCAATTACCTATGCCGAATTACACCAACAAGTGTGTCAATTAGCCAACGCTATGAAACAACTAGGCGTAACTAAAGGTGACCGGATAACTATTTACTTACCTATGATTATTGAAGCTGTTGTAGCCCTATTAGCTTGTGCCCGTCTTGGTGCCGTTCATTCAGTTGTATTTGCTGGTTTTTCACCCGATGCTTTAGGTAGTCGTATTTTTGACTGTGATTCCAAGCTAGTTATAACGGCTGATCAAGCGTTACGCGGCAGCCGCGTAACCCATTTAAAACAAAATGTTGATGTTGCTATTGATCATTTGGCTGAAAAATCACCGGTTAAAAACATTATTGTGGTTAAACATGTAGGGCAAGATCTTGCTATGCAAGCCAATCGCGATCTTTGGTACCACGAGCTTATTGCTAAGCAAAGCACAGACTGCCCTGCAGAGCCCATGCAGGCAGAAGATCCACTATTTATTTTATATACCTCGGGTTCTACTGGCACGCCTAAAGGAGTAGTACATACCACAGGTGGCTATATGGTGTATGCAGCAATGACTCATGAATATGTTTTTGATTACCATGATCAAGATGTTTATTGGTGTGCTGCTGATGTTGGCTGGGTAACCGGTCATACTTATATTATTTATGGTCCTTTAGCTAATGGTGCAACCAGCGTATTATTTGAAGGCGTGCCAAATTACCCTAGCGTAAAACGCATGGCACAAATTGTTGATAAATATAAGGTGAATATTCTCTACACGGCACCTACTGCCATCAGAGCTTTAATGGCACATGGCTCAGCACCTACTGACAGCGCAGACTTAAGTTCATTACGTACCTTGGGCAGTGTGGGTGAGCCTATCAACCCAGAAGCATGGACTTGGTATCATCACAACTTTGGTAAAGATACTTGCCCTATAGTTGATACTTGGTGGCAAACTGAAACCGGTGGCATTCTTATTTCTCCTCTGCCAGGTTGTACTGAGCTAAAACCTGGCTCTGCAACACGCCCTTTCTTTGGTATTGTTCCAGCAATAGTGGATAACGAAGGCAATGAATTAACGGGTGTCGCTGAAGGTAATTTGATTATCAAAACCAGTTGGCCTGGCCAAATGCGTACCGTATATGGTGACCATGCGCGGTTTGAGCAAACCTATTTTGGCACTTATCCTGGAGCCTATTTTACAGGAGATGGGGCTAAACGTGATAAGGATGGATATTATTGGATAACAGGCCGAGTTGATGATGTGCTTAATATATCAGGACACCGCTTAGGTACGGCAGAAATAGAAAGTTGTTTAGTTGCACACCCTGCAGTTGCCGAAGCCGCTGTTGTAGGTTATTACCATGATATTAAAGGGCAAGGAATCTATGTTTATGTCACACCTAGACTAGGTGTGACACCAAGTGATGACTTAACTACAGAGTTACGTAACTTGGTAAGAACAGAAATATCAGCTATTGCCACACCTGATTTAATTCAATGGGCGCCAACTGGTTTACCCAAAACGCGCTCGGGAAAAATTATGCGCCGCATACTACGCAAAATTTCCGCTAACGAGCATGACCAATTGGGCGATATTTCAACTCTAGCCGATCCTTCTGTTGTTGAGCAGTTAATTAACAACAGATTAAACCGAAAATAA